A region of Calypte anna isolate BGI_N300 chromosome 22, bCalAnn1_v1.p, whole genome shotgun sequence DNA encodes the following proteins:
- the LOC115599532 gene encoding shadow of prion protein-like, with product MAQQLGYNEAVGSAMGRGDEGWGRMRPLDAWCWVAMLLLALFADVTGSRRGAGGRAGGRGGGGGLRGGFRAISRGTGGTPGRGSKVAGAIAAGAAAGYGMGLLGRPRPSRLGHGIPVARQPSSAGGFHAPSWPDLGGKRGTPSPAPRPGATISALLLGSTACILLQR from the exons GCTCAGCAGCTTGGGTACAATGAGGCTGTTGGCTCAGCCATGGGCAGAGGGGACGAGGG GTGGGGCAGGATGAGGCCCCTGGACGCCTGGTGCTGGGTGGCAATGCTGCTCCTCGCTCTCTTCGCCGATGTCACCGGCAGTCGCCGCGGGGCCGGTGGCCGAGCCGGTGGCCGAGGAGGTGGCGGGGGTCTCCGGGGGGGTTTTCGGGCCATCTCCCGTGGCACCGGCGGCACTCCGGGCCGTGGCTCCAAGGTGGCGGGTGCCATCGCTGCCGGTGCTGCCGCCGGGTACGGAATGGGTCTTTTGGGTCGCCCGCGGCCATCGCGCCTGGGTCACGGCATCCCGGTGGCCCGGCAGCCTTCGTCGGCGGGGGGGTTTCACGCCCCGAGTTGGCCGGACCTGGGTGGCAAGCGAGgaacccccagcccagcccctcgCCCCGGGGCCACCATCTCCGCGCTGCTCTTGGGCTCCACCGCCTGCATCCTCCTGCAGCGCTGA